One segment of Chitinophagaceae bacterium DNA contains the following:
- a CDS encoding DUF3575 domain-containing protein — protein MKEMTNKKAIMLLCTLIPLMSYGISEKDSVSELREALPMHALKVYPLALFSNYFNTNIITRRMNAISYERKLYKNSTLSLSVSGSIGRSSIGSTNQIFFEFGGELEYRYYIKDALKGWYVGAMFLYSINSWKITEPNISIYNTPIDEGSRIYVNTISMGSKFGYQFLWKKKKGFFTLDLGSGLGYTHIFYENNSERILTVNRLGLFFDVGLGYSFYKIKKVK, from the coding sequence AGAAATGACTAATAAAAAAGCGATTATGTTATTATGTACGCTCATTCCTCTTATGAGTTATGGAATATCAGAGAAAGATTCGGTGAGTGAATTAAGGGAAGCTTTACCTATGCATGCTCTTAAAGTGTATCCACTTGCTTTATTCTCTAATTATTTTAATACAAATATTATTACAAGAAGAATGAATGCAATTTCTTATGAACGGAAGCTATATAAAAATAGTACTCTTTCCTTATCTGTTAGTGGTTCTATTGGTAGGAGTTCCATTGGGTCTACTAATCAAATCTTTTTTGAATTTGGTGGTGAATTAGAATATAGATATTATATAAAAGATGCCTTAAAGGGGTGGTATGTAGGAGCAATGTTTTTATATTCTATCAATTCTTGGAAAATAACAGAACCTAATATTAGTATTTATAATACACCTATTGACGAAGGTTCAAGAATATATGTGAACACTATTTCTATGGGATCTAAATTTGGATACCAATTTTTATGGAAAAAGAAAAAAGGATTCTTTACTTTAGATTTAGGTTCGGGATTAGGGTATACACATATATTTTATGAAAATAACAGTGAGAGAATCTTGACTGTTAATAGATTAGGTCTGTTCTTTGATGTAGGATTAGGATATTCATTTTATAAAATAAAAAAAGTAAAATAA